In Silurus meridionalis isolate SWU-2019-XX chromosome 7, ASM1480568v1, whole genome shotgun sequence, the genomic stretch tgcttaggtgaccaggagtggcagcttttCGTgggtggaatttgaactcaagaTCTTTAGATTCAAAGTCCAAGGCCCTAACCAATAAGCTACCACTTCGCTACTAGCAAAGCTATTTTATTAACCTGTCTATTTTACACACTGACTTTAATTCCTACACAGAATTACAGGGTTACAGATTTGGGTCTAGGGTCCACAAATAATAGATCAGACTGATATTGTTTTCCATAGTGCTTATTCGTTAAGTCATTGAAAGCTAATattcctctttttattttgcatttgggttcggTGTTTGAAAATTTACCAAAGTTAAACAGGACAAACTTCAGTCCCTAAAACATTTTGCTCTGTCGTCTGAAGTTTTCACTACTCtagaacaaataatacaattaatcaGTTATAAAACAGTCGCATGATTTTATTCAGCATGTAAAGATTAAAAAATCTATTACCTGGTTTCTAATACTTATACACATAATTAAATACAGTTTGCATAAAATGTCCTTCTAACAGTtgaaaatatcttgaatattgtaaacattttaaggtATTTTCcagtataatattaaaataaatcagggatattaattatatattcagaCATGTTTACTAATTTTAAGCTTTCAACATTTTTCATCTTTCAACTTTTTGTATTGGCAGATCAAGTTGCCTTTTCTCTATGAAAAAAAAGGTATTCTGCAAGTAGAACAATAGTATTTCAAAGTTGAAATGAGTTCAAATTGCTGGCAATAGCTTTTAATAatcttaaaagtaaaagttcttGATAGTAACCTTACAATAAATCAGTTTGcctatatactttttttacctAATAGGATGTAATTGTTTACAGTGCCAAAACATCAcagcaaataaaaagaagatCTTGAATGTAAGTGAATATAAGTAaataatttgtgtgtatgtcttACTGTAGTACTTTGATGATAGTTTTAagcatttactttttactttttctagatagaaataaaaaaatctgccaATAGAAAAGGTTATTTGAAGCTTGAAATCTATAAAACAAATCTACaaattggtttaaaaataaataataatgaaaacaatTATCTGCGATTAATAGTATATTAGTTACATTTTTCACtattataaaaactaaaatgacCAAGATAATTGTCTCTGTAAATAGTTTGGTCAGTGTTGCACTgtctttcatccatccatccatacatataAGTGGATTTatatctggaatgggatgttcaaaagcatGTATGGATGTGACTAGTGAAGAGTCCACATACTATATATAGTATCTATCTATTAGAATCTAGTCGaatgttatacagtatattatgtacattatttaactttttaatgaaTGTGTTAATGCACAACAAAATTTGTGTTGAATTAAAATTTAggggttttatttaattagggttttatatacatactatataattatatttacataataatgTGAATAAACTAAGATATGCCTGTGAGCAGAGGCAGTCACAGCATACAATGCAGCTAATAAAGGCTGACTTCGAGAAGCTGCAGCAGTTCCTTCAGGACGAGGAGGCATCCATGCTCGCAGCTCTGAAAGAGGACGAGGAGAAGAAGAGTCACAAAATGAAGGACAAGATAGACAGGCTAACACAGGAGATTGCATCTTTGATTGAAACCATTAACTCCACCGAAGAGGCCATCGCTTCTGAAGACTTTGAATTTTTAAAGGTAAAGATTATGAGGCGTGATGTAATTTTCACTACTCATGCTACATGAATAATGTTGTTTCACAAGCTTATAGGTAGAGATTTTTTTGGAAAGATAACTGAATTATAACGATGGATTCTCAGTTTAAAATCAGGccaaaaaatcatttaaaatattttgttatatttcagAACTATAAGAAAGCCTCTGAATGGTAAGTAAACTAAATTTCCCTTGGCATTTAAATTTTCATGTTTTGCAGATATAACATAATTAAGAGACTGGGTTTAATGGCTGGGGATGTGTCTTTAGTTACAGAGTGGAATGCACACCGCCGGACCTTAAGGAGATGAACGGCTGTCTGATCGATGTGGCCAAACATCTGAGCTGCCTCAAATTTAAAGTCTGGGAAAAAATGCAGACCATCACCTTCTACAGTATGCATAGAAAAATTAATGAGACTATTGCttggtattttatttctgtatgtcTTTTGGTGCTGTTTTTACGGTAAAtatcaatattaaatattaccaTAAAACTAGATAAAAAATACTTCCAATGAGTTTATAGTACAACTGACTGTGATGCTATACTCTGTATTAGTATTTCTAACTTAGGGTAAAGATATAATGAtattcttttaaaagaaaaataataataataactgaataaaattgtatattttttaattaaaatgagatCATCTTAAATTATCAAGTACTGTAGATTTTTAGTGATTTTAgtgaatttatatatacaattataaacacacaattaACTAAGGCAACAATACTCTTACAAAAATATTCTACAATGAAATGTGCTAAGAACAAAATGTAGGCTCCTGTTTAGTGGGGGATTTTAAAATTGGCAACCTAtgcagcttttctttttttaaaacaaatcccTTTATAATCATGTGCAACTCATACCTCTTCCCTGTCAGCTCCAGTGACCCTTGACCCCAACACAGCAGATGTGTGCCTTTCTCTATCTGATGACCTGACTGTCCTGCGCTACACAGATGAAGAGCAGCAGGCTCCTGATAACCCAGAGCGCTTCTGTTACTACGAGTGTGTGCTGGGCTCCGAGGCCTTAGGGACAGGCCGCCACAGCTGGGATGTAGAGGTAGGAGACAGCACCGAATGGGCACTCGGGGTAGTGTACGAGAGCGTGCAACGTAAGGAGTGGTTCCCACCCAGTCCTGACCACGGCATGTGGACCATGTGCCTACACGGAGGTCACTATCGTGCACCGAACTCCATCAGTGAGCCGATCACACTTAAGAGGAAACCACAAAAAGTGCGAGTGCAGTTGGACTGGGATGTGGGCAGGGTCATGTTTTCAGATGCTGCAGATAACACACTAATCTACAAGTTTAAAGCAAATTTTACTGAAAAACTCTATCCGTATTTCTCAACGACGTGTAAACGACATCCCTTGCGCATTCTTGCTGAGAAAGTGTCAGTGTACACAGAATAGACCAGACTGAAAATGTTCAAGGAATAAAATAAAGCCAGAATTATTTTGAATCAGGATTGTAATGAACATTTTTAAGGAATGGTTGTTCTAAAATTTAGCCACATTTTTACAGCAAGATAAAACTGTATTTCTACATTGATTTTAATCATATTCTAAATGCTTAATAGTGCTCCTCAAACACAATTTATCTGTTCAAATAATGCAGAACTTTAACTTCCGGTGCACCTGAATATTATTTTGCGACCatccttttataaaaaaatgaaattttttttaaaaataaaccaattaataaataaatacataaagtgaaaaacacttttttctttactacTGTAGAAGTAAACAGTATTGTAATGAGCTATGATAATCATGATAAATTAACTTATGATACACTTTTCAGAGACACTCATTACAACTTTTGTTATGAATGAAGTTATGAggttattactattaatattattattggcAAGTTTAGATAGTGGAATTAAGTGTATAAACCTTATACATAAGAAATATCCTTACTAATATTTATGTGATAAGATTGCACTTTAAAACATGTTGAAAAGATCCCCTGAAAACTAAAGATTACACATTACATTTGAGAGCGATACATTTAGACTTTTCAACATAGATACTATCTATATACATGTCCACTATACAGTACAAATACCGTACAATACAAATGTAGAGTCTTTTCAAACCGCATTGATGCTTCTCTGAAATACAGGCAAACAGTTGTGTTATATCAAATTCTGCTcaagtaatattaataatttttatgcATCTATATGGTCAGTTGTGCATTAAAAAGATAAATGCTGAATGTGCATTATTGTAAAGTACTACAGTGTTTGGGCACGGGGGCACTGCAAGCAGGAACTGCACGCAGAATATTAATTTGACTTTATTATAAACAGTTATCAGACAACCTAAGCTGATTATATGTTAAAATGCATGGATATATTATGTATGCATATGTAATGCTGTAAACACTAAAAATACTTTGCCTAAATGTTGCATTatgttatatactgtacactatatggataaaaaatattgggacacctgcctcttccagccatatgttgttcttcaccaaactgtaaACACAAATCTGGAGGGACAGAAATGCATCACACTGCGAAcgccatgaagatatagtttacttgagttggaatggaagatcttgagtggcctgctatagagctctgacctcaaacctattaaacacctttgggatgaattagaatgctgacatacaaatcttatgatcaggtgacACAAACTTTTTGGtccatactgtatattttcttcCAGTTATACTGAATTACTGCCTTAACCATCACaagtattatataataatattaaacaatatagTATCATAGAGTACTATTTTTGTGTGCTGAAGATGACTAATAACTGTATTATATCAATGTAtataatttgcatattaaattatttactaaTTCCAACTCTGGATAAAGTTCTCTTCAATGTGTaagtgcagctgaggatggttccacatgaacagaaTGAAAAAGCCCTGCAGTTACTGAGCAAGTCAAGAagtatgaggatggatttggactgtaattaataaaaactctgctacaatggtttaggACTGCAGTTGGCATGAACAGTCCTCATTTAAACACCTATCAGTGAACAgttcactgaacagtacaccttcacaatgataaaactgtaatgaatagacattacCAAGATGAGGATAAATTCTggtttttgagtctggttccttttgaAATTTCTTACTCATAACAACTCAGGGACTATTTCCTTGCAACAGTTACCACTGGCTCGCTTAGTAGGGTTTAACTAATAGGCACTAAGATAtaaactcatgttttaaaacctacttatctctataaagctggtttaagacaatgtccattgttaatagcattatacaaatcaaatataatttaactgaattgcattaatatatatatatatatatatatatatatatatatatatatatatatatatttatataatctatATTAATTGTATAAACACAGTCAACTTGAAAATCTAACACTATAATGTGACCCTTAGACTATAAGTAGCTATAATGCAAATAAACACTGGTAAATTGGCCTGCGCTTACAGAGACACTTGAGACAAGTATGTCCTCACATATGCAGCTGTCTCTTTTCATCAGCACTTGTGTAATCAGTCTTGCCCTTTCCAAGGACTTTTGGCACACAGATGTGTTCATATCAGACATGGCTGAGTTGGGAAAGTGGGGAAGGGACATTTCAGCTACACAACACTGATCAAGGAGGTGAAGAGCATTTCTATATTGCTTACTATTTTACTTATAGATATTGATATAGATTATATGTAAAGCTTCAATGCATTTTCCcagttgtatatatatttttttcctaaaaactaaaataacagGGATAAAAAAGGGTAAAATATGCAATGTAAGCATGGAGTTAGTCTGTGTGATGTAATTCTAAAAGAGATTGTCTGTGATTAGCGCAAGATAATGAATCtaatcagtaaaaataaatgagtatggtgtgtgtggaggggtttctaatttcttttacactttttaataGTCAATTCAAGAAAGTTCATCCTTAGCCCTTACATCTTATAACAGACCTGCGTTTGGGTTGTATTCTGTCTGCCTTTGACTTAAAGcataaacataataatgaaaTGCAACAAGCCAGATACACTGATGTCATTGCTTATAGGTGGCAGTGGttcaaacaacaaaacagtTTGGCTTCTGTATTTATTACctgttaaaaaataagaaattcatTTCCCCTAAAAACCTGTTTATTGAAGGTTGAACATGTTGAAACATGCACAGTTAAGAACACAGAACATATTTACAGACTGAACACAataaaaagtagaagaagaaaaatttaTTGACTGGCTTCCTGACTGGCTTGACTGGCAGTGATCGGCGCATCACTGATTTGCACATTttgaacaaaaaatctaaataaataaatacaaacgaTCCTGACTAGTAAAGTTTGTGTATTTTGGCTATATAAAAATGGCCATTTGTAATTGAGGCCTtttcaaaagtaaaaatgaGAGGTTTACATTAAAGTAGATTAGACAGTAAGGGATAAGAAAAGTTATGTTCTTCACAGT encodes the following:
- the LOC124388557 gene encoding zinc-binding protein A33 isoform X2, which translates into the protein MQLIKADFEKLQQFLQDEEASMLAALKEDEEKKSHKMKDKIDRLTQEIASLIETINSTEEAIASEDFEFLKNYKKASECYRVECTPPDLKEMNGCLIDVAKHLSCLKFKVWEKMQTITFYTPVTLDPNTADVCLSLSDDLTVLRYTDEEQQAPDNPERFCYYECVLGSEALGTGRHSWDVEVGDSTEWALGVVYESVQRKEWFPPSPDHGMWTMCLHGGHYRAPNSISEPITLKRKPQKVRVQLDWDVGRVMFSDAADNTLIYKFKANFTEKLYPYFSTTCKRHPLRILAEKVSVYTE
- the LOC124388557 gene encoding E3 ubiquitin-protein ligase TRIM39 isoform X1 translates to MFVILLSSWCLINFLLCLFSSGLFQNTHTHTHTHTHTHIAEGTFQNNNIINSQLTSQRWISTSRESTAYTEQTRGKNVEHLLGKQQINMASDRPSLPPGDPVCPGCQAEGSLLLPCGHSLCQSCLQLFQLELGHEQQRCTECYGRELLDNVLKGLFDSIFQGQPRRDRTQAEMGLGFFGEDNAMAEGGKVCTRHGDTLTLFCMEDEKLICDQCQGEDHEGHECNGTEEAAQECKRELRFALKPLQEKLENLNTAKQICQETADHIRRQSQHTMQLIKADFEKLQQFLQDEEASMLAALKEDEEKKSHKMKDKIDRLTQEIASLIETINSTEEAIASEDFEFLKNYKKASECYRVECTPPDLKEMNGCLIDVAKHLSCLKFKVWEKMQTITFYTPVTLDPNTADVCLSLSDDLTVLRYTDEEQQAPDNPERFCYYECVLGSEALGTGRHSWDVEVGDSTEWALGVVYESVQRKEWFPPSPDHGMWTMCLHGGHYRAPNSISEPITLKRKPQKVRVQLDWDVGRVMFSDAADNTLIYKFKANFTEKLYPYFSTTCKRHPLRILAEKVSVYTE